In Hydractinia symbiolongicarpus strain clone_291-10 chromosome 4, HSymV2.1, whole genome shotgun sequence, the following proteins share a genomic window:
- the LOC130641198 gene encoding golgin subfamily A member 6-like protein 25 isoform X1 translates to MTRIKKEASKKQDRIRRIPDQKRIVNNKNIKINDINLKKFLDTVKEDLQQDCTIQKDCDATVEEEKQEALAVEKSTTDDNNVKDEEEKAETKVLLDEDAAQQTSEDATKETSENNDLTQHSELDEKSVKDTADGSETKDEEVWKGIELVGLSPKSQKVKEKEGNAIEQVNDSKTENDNVLEEAPETESVKNERVKVKGVDIKDKIVSDVIKDLKTADEAGETTEDGYKSGDERESLSESDREDSDAVEGRLRRQEPKDNAESEGEGGDAPVGAEDNIDRNFSQESGGYSDDEHESGSDIVIESEEDEAEEDKEEAVKSPAFVPRRTGFWDHDDRFADMSVEETREPQGGRKLWDKSEVAKWRNDKYVESEQGPKEEWERVRQGEEREQRRSGDRGRRERNFNDFLQDASRSGNQGRGGRGNRGRGNRGRGDRGRSDRGRRQYQDDRYENKRDASPGEDWESPEKSKARSDSPKRDHSETSMNWQQKQSYRNERREQNRNKQSGKNRYEESYQQGYPYRDNQDRSRIDDRQYREEGRSRTNREVEENRRKGGEEEEEEYDEASRERMLREERRNIRNRDSERRDERQNGRRERDWDENKRSPKEKKQIEDTRNNRIVDRKDREHENVDEGGKRRAGKGRGRGRGRGVIDDKFKDKRSDNVGRDKSNREKRIENLPPRLRDKEREKMEHHEKSKDKHRQDRDDHDKDVYQDAEEPQSPDDGAPRDKPKRYSSQRQKTGASLLDIPGQIPEDEESRTQYYNQLGLIQQTMFNTQQLTALQSQQQGLMSNKNIASLEQQILHLQGQLQQQLNLRSQPQAVPNMMQAHPNIQMQMVQPIVQGVDQQGQVYSGDSMYNNMNQPMMANTSAEGMPMPNPQINPLILNQIMAAAAVQQHPVPGGGLFVAPPQTSHQQQHQQTQINDAEQQQQLRKSRPAAIPIKPPPGL, encoded by the exons AAGCATTGGCAGTGGAGAAATCTACAACTGATGATAATAATGTGAAGGATGAGGAAGAAAAAGCCGAAACAAAGGTGTTATTAGATGAGGATGCTGCTCAACAAACATCTGAGGATGCAACAAAAGAAACATCTGAAAACAATGATTTAACTCAGCACAGTGAATTAGATGAAAAAAGTGTCAAAGACACTGCTGATGGCTCTGAAACAAAAGATGAGGAAGTGTGGAAAGGTATTGAACTTGTTGGGCTGTCTCCCAAAAGCCAGAAAGTCAAAGAGAAAGAAGGAAATGCTATTGAGCAGGTGAATGATTCAAAAACTGAAAACGATAATGTATTAGAGGAGGCTCCTGAGACTGAATCGGTGAAGAACGAGAGGGTGAAAGTGAAAGGTGTTGATATAAAAGATAAAATTGTCAGTGATGTTATTAAGGATTTAAAAACTGCTGATGAAGCTGGCGAAACCACTGAAGATGGGTATAAATCTGGTGATGAAAGGGAATCATTATCTGAATCTGACCGTGAAGATTCTGATGCTGTGGAGGGAAGGCTACGAAGACAAGAACCTAAG GATAATGCTGAAAGTGAAGGGGAAGGTGGTGATGCGCCTGTTGGAGCTGAGGACAATATTGATCGAAATTTTAGTCAAGAATCAG GAGGCTATTCAGATGACGAACACGAAAGTGGATCGGATATAGTCATTGAGAGTGAAGAAGATGAAGCAGAGGAAGAT AAAGAGGAAGCGGTTAAAAGTCCTGCTTTTGTTCCAAGAAGAACTGGATTTTGGGACCATGATGATAGATTTGCAGACATGTCAGTTGAAGAAACAAG AGAACCACAAGGCGGCCGCAAGTTGTGGGACAAAAGTGAGGTTGCTAAATGGCGTAATGATAAATACGTGGAGTCTGAACAGGGACCAAAAGAAGAATGGGAA CGAGTTCGTCAAGGCGAAGAAAGAGAACAAAGACGATCTGGTGATCGCGGAAGACGCGAAAgaaatttcaatgattttttacagGATGCGAGTCGTTCAGGTAATCAAGGCAGGGGAGGACGTGGTAATAGAGGTCGAGGAAATCGTGGACGCGGCGATCGAGGTCGTAGCGATCGGGGGCGACGGCAATATCAAGATGACAGATATGAGAATAAAAGAGATGCATCTCCTGGGGAAGACTGGGAATCACCGGAGAAAAGCAAAGCAAGATCTGATAGTCCAAAGCGCGACCACAGCGAAACGTCAATGAATTGGCAGCAGAAACAAAGTTATCGAAACGAACGAAGAGAACAGAATCGGAATAAACAATCGGGCAAGAACAGGTATGAAGAAAGTTATCAGCAAGGCTATCCCTACAGAGATAATCAAGACAGGAGTAGGATTGATGATAGACAATATAGAGAAGAAGGAAGGAGTAGAACTAAtagagaagtggaagaaaaccGCAGAAAAggaggagaagaagaagaagaggagtATGATGAAGCCAGTAGGGAACGGATGTTAAGGGAGGAAAGGCGTAACATAAGAAATCGAGATTCGGAACGCAGGGATGAGAGGCAAAATGGTAGAAGAGAGCGTGACTGGGATGAAAATAAAAGATCCCCAAAAGAGAAGAAGCAAATAGAGGATACTAGGAATAACAGAATAGTTGACAGAAAAGACCGTGAACATGAAAATGt tgaCGAGGGAGGTAAAAGAAGGGCAGGTAAAGGACGTGGTCGTGGTCGTGGCCGAGGCGTGATTGATGACAAATTCAAAGACAAAAGGTCTGATAACGTTGGAAGAGATAAGAGCAATAGGGAGAAAAGGATTGAAAATCTTCCACCAAGACTTCGTGATAAGGAAAGAGAAAAAATGGAACATCATGAGAAGTCTAAAGATAAACATCGTCAGGATAGGGATGATCATGATAAAGATGTGTACCAAG ACGCTGAAGAACCTCAGTCGCCAGATGATGGAG CTCCACGAGATAAACCGAAGCGATATTCTTCGCAACGACAGAAAACAGGAGCATCATTGTTGGACATTCCAGGTCAAATACCGGAAGATGAAGAAAGTAGAACGCAATATTACAACCAACTAG GTCTAATCCAACAAACGATGTTCAACACGCAGCAGCTCACTGCACTACAATCGCAACAACAGG GACTAATGTCCAACAAAAATATTGCGTCGCTAGAGCAACAAATCTTACACCTGCAAGGTCAACTACAACAACAACTCAACTTGCGCTCTCAACCACAAGCTGTTCCAAACATGATGCAGGCGCATCCCAACATTCAAATGCAAATGGTTCAACCTATCGTACAAGGCGTGGATCAACAGGGCCAAG TTTACAGCGGAGACTCAATGTACAACAACATGAATCAACCTATGATGGCCAACACTTCAGCGGAAGGAATGCCGATGCCGAATCCGCAAATTAATCCGTTAATTCTTAATCAAATAATGGCCGCTGCAGCAGTTCAGCAACATCCTGTTCCAGGCGGCGGTCTGTTTGTCGCTCCTCCGCAGACGTCGCACCAGCAGCAGCATCAGCAAACGCAAATTAACGACGcagaacagcaacaacaacttcGGAAGTCCCGACCAGCAGCTATTCCAATTAAACCTCCTCCTG GGCTTTGA
- the LOC130641198 gene encoding zinc finger CCCH domain-containing protein 13-like isoform X2, which yields MRFTDPECCALLNNTTEVRMEVEEEKQEALAVEKSTTDDNNVKDEEEKAETKVLLDEDAAQQTSEDATKETSENNDLTQHSELDEKSVKDTADGSETKDEEVWKGIELVGLSPKSQKVKEKEGNAIEQVNDSKTENDNVLEEAPETESVKNERVKVKGVDIKDKIVSDVIKDLKTADEAGETTEDGYKSGDERESLSESDREDSDAVEGRLRRQEPKDNAESEGEGGDAPVGAEDNIDRNFSQESGGYSDDEHESGSDIVIESEEDEAEEDKEEAVKSPAFVPRRTGFWDHDDRFADMSVEETREPQGGRKLWDKSEVAKWRNDKYVESEQGPKEEWERVRQGEEREQRRSGDRGRRERNFNDFLQDASRSGNQGRGGRGNRGRGNRGRGDRGRSDRGRRQYQDDRYENKRDASPGEDWESPEKSKARSDSPKRDHSETSMNWQQKQSYRNERREQNRNKQSGKNRYEESYQQGYPYRDNQDRSRIDDRQYREEGRSRTNREVEENRRKGGEEEEEEYDEASRERMLREERRNIRNRDSERRDERQNGRRERDWDENKRSPKEKKQIEDTRNNRIVDRKDREHENVDEGGKRRAGKGRGRGRGRGVIDDKFKDKRSDNVGRDKSNREKRIENLPPRLRDKEREKMEHHEKSKDKHRQDRDDHDKDVYQDAEEPQSPDDGAPRDKPKRYSSQRQKTGASLLDIPGQIPEDEESRTQYYNQLGLIQQTMFNTQQLTALQSQQQGLMSNKNIASLEQQILHLQGQLQQQLNLRSQPQAVPNMMQAHPNIQMQMVQPIVQGVDQQGQVYSGDSMYNNMNQPMMANTSAEGMPMPNPQINPLILNQIMAAAAVQQHPVPGGGLFVAPPQTSHQQQHQQTQINDAEQQQQLRKSRPAAIPIKPPPGL from the exons AAGCATTGGCAGTGGAGAAATCTACAACTGATGATAATAATGTGAAGGATGAGGAAGAAAAAGCCGAAACAAAGGTGTTATTAGATGAGGATGCTGCTCAACAAACATCTGAGGATGCAACAAAAGAAACATCTGAAAACAATGATTTAACTCAGCACAGTGAATTAGATGAAAAAAGTGTCAAAGACACTGCTGATGGCTCTGAAACAAAAGATGAGGAAGTGTGGAAAGGTATTGAACTTGTTGGGCTGTCTCCCAAAAGCCAGAAAGTCAAAGAGAAAGAAGGAAATGCTATTGAGCAGGTGAATGATTCAAAAACTGAAAACGATAATGTATTAGAGGAGGCTCCTGAGACTGAATCGGTGAAGAACGAGAGGGTGAAAGTGAAAGGTGTTGATATAAAAGATAAAATTGTCAGTGATGTTATTAAGGATTTAAAAACTGCTGATGAAGCTGGCGAAACCACTGAAGATGGGTATAAATCTGGTGATGAAAGGGAATCATTATCTGAATCTGACCGTGAAGATTCTGATGCTGTGGAGGGAAGGCTACGAAGACAAGAACCTAAG GATAATGCTGAAAGTGAAGGGGAAGGTGGTGATGCGCCTGTTGGAGCTGAGGACAATATTGATCGAAATTTTAGTCAAGAATCAG GAGGCTATTCAGATGACGAACACGAAAGTGGATCGGATATAGTCATTGAGAGTGAAGAAGATGAAGCAGAGGAAGAT AAAGAGGAAGCGGTTAAAAGTCCTGCTTTTGTTCCAAGAAGAACTGGATTTTGGGACCATGATGATAGATTTGCAGACATGTCAGTTGAAGAAACAAG AGAACCACAAGGCGGCCGCAAGTTGTGGGACAAAAGTGAGGTTGCTAAATGGCGTAATGATAAATACGTGGAGTCTGAACAGGGACCAAAAGAAGAATGGGAA CGAGTTCGTCAAGGCGAAGAAAGAGAACAAAGACGATCTGGTGATCGCGGAAGACGCGAAAgaaatttcaatgattttttacagGATGCGAGTCGTTCAGGTAATCAAGGCAGGGGAGGACGTGGTAATAGAGGTCGAGGAAATCGTGGACGCGGCGATCGAGGTCGTAGCGATCGGGGGCGACGGCAATATCAAGATGACAGATATGAGAATAAAAGAGATGCATCTCCTGGGGAAGACTGGGAATCACCGGAGAAAAGCAAAGCAAGATCTGATAGTCCAAAGCGCGACCACAGCGAAACGTCAATGAATTGGCAGCAGAAACAAAGTTATCGAAACGAACGAAGAGAACAGAATCGGAATAAACAATCGGGCAAGAACAGGTATGAAGAAAGTTATCAGCAAGGCTATCCCTACAGAGATAATCAAGACAGGAGTAGGATTGATGATAGACAATATAGAGAAGAAGGAAGGAGTAGAACTAAtagagaagtggaagaaaaccGCAGAAAAggaggagaagaagaagaagaggagtATGATGAAGCCAGTAGGGAACGGATGTTAAGGGAGGAAAGGCGTAACATAAGAAATCGAGATTCGGAACGCAGGGATGAGAGGCAAAATGGTAGAAGAGAGCGTGACTGGGATGAAAATAAAAGATCCCCAAAAGAGAAGAAGCAAATAGAGGATACTAGGAATAACAGAATAGTTGACAGAAAAGACCGTGAACATGAAAATGt tgaCGAGGGAGGTAAAAGAAGGGCAGGTAAAGGACGTGGTCGTGGTCGTGGCCGAGGCGTGATTGATGACAAATTCAAAGACAAAAGGTCTGATAACGTTGGAAGAGATAAGAGCAATAGGGAGAAAAGGATTGAAAATCTTCCACCAAGACTTCGTGATAAGGAAAGAGAAAAAATGGAACATCATGAGAAGTCTAAAGATAAACATCGTCAGGATAGGGATGATCATGATAAAGATGTGTACCAAG ACGCTGAAGAACCTCAGTCGCCAGATGATGGAG CTCCACGAGATAAACCGAAGCGATATTCTTCGCAACGACAGAAAACAGGAGCATCATTGTTGGACATTCCAGGTCAAATACCGGAAGATGAAGAAAGTAGAACGCAATATTACAACCAACTAG GTCTAATCCAACAAACGATGTTCAACACGCAGCAGCTCACTGCACTACAATCGCAACAACAGG GACTAATGTCCAACAAAAATATTGCGTCGCTAGAGCAACAAATCTTACACCTGCAAGGTCAACTACAACAACAACTCAACTTGCGCTCTCAACCACAAGCTGTTCCAAACATGATGCAGGCGCATCCCAACATTCAAATGCAAATGGTTCAACCTATCGTACAAGGCGTGGATCAACAGGGCCAAG TTTACAGCGGAGACTCAATGTACAACAACATGAATCAACCTATGATGGCCAACACTTCAGCGGAAGGAATGCCGATGCCGAATCCGCAAATTAATCCGTTAATTCTTAATCAAATAATGGCCGCTGCAGCAGTTCAGCAACATCCTGTTCCAGGCGGCGGTCTGTTTGTCGCTCCTCCGCAGACGTCGCACCAGCAGCAGCATCAGCAAACGCAAATTAACGACGcagaacagcaacaacaacttcGGAAGTCCCGACCAGCAGCTATTCCAATTAAACCTCCTCCTG GGCTTTGA
- the LOC130641197 gene encoding 52 kDa repressor of the inhibitor of the protein kinase-like, whose amino-acid sequence MAAESMFELVRLAMQKNDLCYIQDIYLKYCDKIRNLPSFSNEDILNSINNNNILRNFNAEVYLPKILRKDLNKCAVALCSESTGNCLYSSASILLVGDNSLVEDLRILTSLELFLCSEYYSRHPVLLSLFEEHKGKVFKSVDSILRMVTSFEALDASGSSCSNKLVKNEAIGNCKNQKWCSLLCIFALSSVSLANINTYFPDCGDSRDKILFNCIISPRNPTPSLRTLKFLFCLQSFNVDSSITFKPNHFVPIIFVPNGTKRKLPHITKKEKMSCVPTKKISVQSKLSFWTDKCSDTLIFPKVMPLINVHKPVVSNPLTITPSLDSNSLIFESSHTICHPPVQSHVATTSIVTQQISQSTVISEACAVTKMPFPTPSPCSNMPDSLLPVNRFDVSLYREKMRTLKNDTSAIQDLIKNVFKPNNNYVFPKTKRCFRFEWLNKFPWLCYSPAVDGAYCLPCVLFGEKFPTKTNKIKKLFSESFRYWPDANAHFLKHNSSTGLHADTSAVFTSFISNYFGKSQPIDILVDSNRRKKIAENRKKLVPIVQAIIYSGRQGQALRGHRDDTQYHGEVGEFSCGRVGNFVELLNFRVQGGDTILAEHLKNSPKNATYISKTTQNELISCCGEFILDKLVSEIKNNVFYSILADEASDSSHKEQMSLVLRFVDDSFNIREEFIQFIHCDEGLSGKDLQSVLCKCLEHLKLDIKDCRGQAYDGAGAVAGYKNGLSARILSLNRKAIYVHCNSHRLNLSVGKSCTVSLVSHVMTKIKHITYFFKFSEKRHQALLDNIKKYCPLATVTKLTDVCRTRWVERITGLDTFQELYIAIYVTLEEMKLNLEMKYNHDTSKQAVGFFHQIANFEFVVTLVITRSIFDVTLPVTQLLQNKSIDIMDSIDLIKTLQNVLRQTRNNVDHFHDLWYKETLSLCAKVGIEEEKKRTVGRQTNRDNHPFTCMSDFYKKAVTNPLLDHLNSEMKSRFEPIALSVYNGLCIVPAKMINLLSNGKVNWKEKITSFSSFYEDDLPNALALSGELELWERYWVDFKGTRPETIAQTLKSIDLKVFVNLNVALRILATIPVTTCECERSFSSMRKLKSYTRTTMVSDRLNGLALMYIHNEIVPDVHQVINKFAKDKRRLELI is encoded by the exons ATGGCTGCCGAGAGCATGTTTGAGCTGGTCCGTCTAGCTATGCAAAAGAATGATTTGTGTTATATACAAgatatatatttgaaatattGTGATAAAATAAGGAATCTTCCTTCGTTCTCAAACGAAGATATATTGAACTCaatcaataacaacaacatattGAGAAATTTTAATGCTGAAGTTTATCTTCCAAAGATTTTACGAAAAGACCTTAACAAGTGTGCAGTAGCCTTGTG CTCTGAAAGTACTGGAAATTGCTTGTACAGTTCTGCTTCCATCCTGCTTGTTGGTGACAATTCGTTGGTTGAGGATCTCAGAATTTTAACGTCATTAGAGTTGTTTCTGTGTTCTGAATATTACAGTAGGCACCCTGTTTTGTTGTCGTTATTTGAAGAACACAAAGGTAAGGTATTTAAATCTGTTGATAGCATTTTGCGAATGGTAACATCTTTTGAAGCTCTTGATGCTTCAGGTTCTTCGTGCTCTAATAAGTTGGTAAAAAATGAAGCCATTGGTAACTGTAAAAATCAAAAGTGGTGTAGCTTACTTTGCATATTTGCTTTGTCGTCAGTGTCATTGGCCAACATTAATACATATTTTCCGGATTGTGGTGACTCAagggataaaattttatttaattgtataaTCAGTCCAAGAAATCCCACTCCTTCTTTAAGGACATTgaaatttctattttgtttacaaagttttaatGTTGACTCAAGTATCACCTTTAAGCCTAATCATTTTGTTCCCATAATTTTTGTGCCTAACGGTACAAAGCGAAAGTTACCGCAcatcacaaaaaaagaaaaaatgtcttGTGTGCCTACCAAAAAAATTTCAGTTCAGTCAAAGCTCAGTTTTTGGACTGATAAATGTAGTGACACTTTAATTTTTCCAAAAGTTATGCCATTAATAAATGTTCATAAACCTGTTGTGTCAAATCCTTTAACCATCACACCAAGTTTAGACAGCAATAGTCTCATTTTTGAATCATCACATACAATTTGTCATCCACCTGTCCAATCCCATGTTGCAACAACAAGCATTGTCACACAACAGATTTCACAATCAACTGTAATTTCAGAAGCTTGTGCAGTTACAAAAATGCCCTTTCCTACACCATCACCTTGTAGTAACATGCCAGACAGTTTATTACCTGTGAATAGATTTGATGTGTCATTGTACCGTGaaaaaatgagaactttgaaaaaTGACACTTCAGCAATTCAAGACCtcattaaaaacgtttttaaaccaAATAACAATTATGTGTTCCCAAAAACTAAAAGATGCTTTCGTTTTGAATGGTTAAACAAATTTCCTTGGTTGTGTTATTCACCAGCAGTTGATGGTGCATATTGTCTTCCGTGTGTTTTATTTGGAGAGAAATTTCCAACCAAaaccaacaaaattaaaaaactgttttctgAGTCATTCAGATATTGGCCAGATGCCAATGCTCATTTCCTCAAGCATAATTCTAGCACTGGACTTCATGCTGATACATCAGCTGTATTTACTAGCTTTATAAGTAATTATTTTGGTAAGTCCCAACCAATTGACATTCTTGTTGATAGTAacaggagaaaaaaaattgctgaaaatagaaaaaagcTTGTCCCTATTGTTCAAGCAATAATCTATTCTGGTAGGCAGGGCCAGGCATTAAGAGGTCATCGAGATGACACCCAGTATCATGGTGAAGTAGGGGAGTTTTCTTGTGGAAGGGTGGGGAATTTTGTGGAATTGTTGAATTTTAGGGTGCAAGGTGGAGACACTATTCTTGCTGAGCATTTGAAAAACAGCCCTAAAAATGCAACCTATATCtccaaaacaacacaaaatgaGTTAATAAGTTGTTGTGGTGAATTTATTTTGGATAAATTAGTTTCTGAGATAAAAAACAATGTGTTTTATTCTATTCTTGCTGATGAAGCCTCTGATTCATCTCACAAAGAGCAAATGTCTTTAGTCCTGCGTTTTGTGGATGATTCATTTAACATTAGAGAGGAATTCATCCAGTTTATCCATTGTGATGAAGGACTTTCTGGTAAAGACTTACAGTCTGTTTTATGCAAGTGTTTAGAACATTTGAAGTTGGACATAAAAGATTGTAGGGGTCAAGCATATGACGGTGCAGGTGCTGTGGCTGGTTATAAAAATGGTCTCTCTGCACGCATTCTTAGTCTTAACAGAAAGGCCATCTATGTTCACTGTAACAGCCACCGTCTAAATTTATCTGTGGGAAAATCTTGTACTGTGAGCTTAGTTTCACATGTTATGACTAAAATTAAACacattacttatttttttaaattttctgaaaaGCGACATCAAGCTCTTTTggataacattaaaaaatattgtccaTTAGCTACTGTCACTAAACTTACAGATGTTTGTCGCACTAGATGGGTTGAAAGAATAACTGGTTTAGATACTTTTCAGGAGCTATATATTGCAATTTATGTTACCCTGGAAGAAATGAAGTTAAATTTAGAGATGAAATACAACCATGATACTTCAAAACAAGCAGTTGGTTTTTTTCATCAAATAGCCAACTTTGAATTTGTTGTCACTCTTGTAATTACAAGAAGTATTTTTGATGTCACTCTGCCTGTGACACAActgcttcaaaataaatctataGATATAATGGACTCAAtagatttaataaaaactttacaaaatgttttaagaCAGACAAGAAACAACGTCGACCATTTTCATGACTTATGGTACAAGGAAACTCTTTCTCTGTGTGCAAAGGTTGGTATAGAGGAGGAAAAAAAGAGGACTGTTGGAAGACAAACTAATAGGGATAATCATCCTTTCACCTGTATGTCTGACTTCTACAAAAAAGCTGTTACTAACCCTCTCTTAGACCaccttaacagtgaaatgaagtCTAGATTTGAACCTATTGCACTTAGTGTATATAACGGCTTATGTATTGTCCCTGctaaaatgataaaccttcttTCCAATGGTAAGGTTAATTGGAAAGAAAAAATTACATCTTTTTCCTCTTTTTATGAAGATGATCTTCCTAATGCATTAGCTTTAAGTGGCGAATTAGAACTATGGGAAAGGTACTGGGTAGATTTCAAAGGTACCAGGCCTGAAACAATTGCCCAAACTTTAAAGTCGATTGATTTAAAAGTATTCGTAAATTTAAATGTGGCACTGCGTATCTTAGCCACTATACCTGTCACAACATGTGAGTGTGAGCGCTCTTTTTCATCcatgagaaaattaaaaagctatACTCGCACAACTATGGTCTCTGACAGACTTAATGGACTTGCTCTCATGTACATACATAATGAAATAGTGCCGGATGTGCATCAAGTCATAAATAAGTTTGCTAAAGACAAAAGACGTCTTGaacttatataa